The following proteins come from a genomic window of Micromonospora echinofusca:
- a CDS encoding GNAT family N-acetyltransferase, whose translation MPITLRPLTLDDTAAVHDWARLPESCRYQAWGPNTYEQTQAYVRDAVAAPPDRLVFGVLLDGEVVGSAELKLHGPSTGEIAYAIHPRRWGRGIATAAARELLRRGFGEHRRHRIFGTCDPRNLASAAVLHRIGMRYEGRMRGTAYIRDGWRDSHLYAVLADD comes from the coding sequence ATGCCGATCACGCTCCGACCGCTCACGCTCGACGACACCGCTGCCGTCCACGACTGGGCGCGCCTGCCGGAGTCGTGCCGCTACCAGGCGTGGGGACCCAACACCTACGAGCAGACGCAGGCGTACGTGCGGGACGCCGTGGCGGCACCGCCGGACCGGCTGGTCTTCGGGGTGCTCCTCGACGGTGAGGTCGTGGGCAGCGCAGAGCTGAAGCTGCACGGCCCGAGCACCGGCGAGATCGCGTACGCGATCCATCCACGGCGGTGGGGGCGGGGCATCGCCACGGCCGCGGCGCGGGAACTGCTGCGACGGGGCTTCGGCGAGCACCGGCGCCATCGCATCTTCGGTACGTGCGATCCCCGTAACCTCGCCTCGGCGGCGGTGCTGCACAGGATCGGTATGCGGTACGAGGGCCGGATGCGTGGCACCGCCTACATCCGCGACGGCTGGCGCGACTCGCATCTGTACGCGGTCCTCGCCGACGACTGA
- a CDS encoding glycoside hydrolase family 10 protein: protein MSAAESPARRRRTQASVAVVAALAVAVALGAWSLRDRVAGGNGLPEQGAVTAFGAAPAHRAPACAGRPARAPRELRGMWITTVNNIDWPSRRGLPAETARAEFRGWLDLAVRRNHNAVFVHVRPSGDALWPSAYAPWSEWLTGRRDGRDPGWDPMEFMVAEAHARNLEFHAWFNPYRGGQPATVGGPGPRLDRLAPTHPLRQHRDWVVTYPSADRPGSRLYFDPGIPEARTFVEDSMLEAVQRYDVDGVHFDDFFYPYPEAGQDFPDDATFARYGRGFADKRAWRRDNVNTLVREMSERIKAIKPWVKFGISPFGIWRNDRTDPAGSATAGLQSYDDIHADTRLWVRRQWLDYVVPQLYWHIGFGKADYAKLLPWWAATVRGTRVQLYIGQADYRVGERGAWRDPTELTRQLALNRRYGVDGSVHFSAKQVRADRLGAVSRYSAAHHAGPALVPTMAHLPSTPPAAPTVTGAHRANADGVTLTWRGGGATSFAVYRVDGDAARLVGAARGTGWVDRTAPADRPLSYCVSGLDRSGNEGPLSAPVSVGAR from the coding sequence ATGTCCGCAGCTGAGTCGCCCGCCCGCCGCCGTCGTACCCAGGCATCCGTCGCGGTGGTCGCCGCGCTCGCCGTGGCGGTCGCCCTCGGCGCCTGGTCGCTGCGGGACCGGGTAGCCGGTGGAAACGGCCTGCCGGAGCAGGGCGCCGTGACCGCCTTCGGCGCCGCCCCGGCGCATCGCGCCCCCGCCTGCGCCGGTCGACCGGCCCGGGCGCCCCGCGAGCTGCGGGGCATGTGGATCACGACGGTGAACAACATCGACTGGCCGAGCCGGCGGGGACTGCCGGCCGAGACGGCGCGGGCCGAGTTCCGGGGCTGGCTGGACCTGGCGGTACGGCGCAACCACAACGCGGTCTTCGTGCACGTGCGCCCGAGCGGGGACGCGCTCTGGCCGTCGGCGTACGCACCGTGGTCGGAGTGGCTGACCGGGCGACGCGACGGCCGCGACCCGGGCTGGGACCCGATGGAGTTCATGGTCGCCGAGGCGCACGCCCGCAACCTGGAGTTCCACGCCTGGTTCAACCCGTACCGGGGCGGGCAGCCGGCCACGGTCGGCGGGCCGGGCCCGAGGCTGGACCGGCTCGCTCCGACGCACCCGCTGCGGCAGCACCGCGACTGGGTGGTGACCTATCCCAGCGCCGACCGGCCCGGCAGCCGCCTCTACTTCGACCCCGGCATCCCCGAGGCACGCACGTTCGTCGAGGACTCGATGCTGGAGGCGGTCCAGCGCTACGACGTCGACGGCGTGCACTTCGACGACTTCTTCTACCCGTACCCGGAGGCCGGGCAGGACTTCCCGGACGACGCGACGTTCGCCCGGTACGGCCGGGGGTTCGCGGACAAACGGGCCTGGCGCCGGGACAACGTGAACACGCTGGTCCGCGAGATGAGCGAGCGGATCAAGGCGATCAAGCCGTGGGTCAAGTTCGGCATCAGCCCGTTCGGCATCTGGCGCAACGACCGCACCGACCCGGCCGGCTCGGCGACCGCCGGCTTGCAGAGCTACGACGACATCCACGCCGACACCCGACTCTGGGTACGGCGGCAGTGGCTGGACTACGTCGTCCCGCAGCTCTACTGGCACATCGGGTTCGGCAAGGCCGACTACGCGAAGCTGCTGCCGTGGTGGGCGGCCACGGTGCGCGGCACGAGGGTGCAGCTCTACATCGGCCAGGCCGACTACCGGGTGGGTGAGCGCGGCGCCTGGCGCGACCCGACCGAGCTGACCCGCCAGCTCGCCCTCAACCGTCGGTACGGCGTCGACGGCAGCGTGCACTTCAGCGCCAAGCAGGTACGCGCCGACCGGCTCGGGGCCGTCAGCCGCTACAGCGCGGCCCACCACGCCGGCCCGGCGCTGGTGCCCACGATGGCGCACCTTCCGTCGACGCCGCCCGCCGCCCCCACGGTCACCGGCGCGCACCGGGCGAACGCCGACGGCGTGACGCTGACCTGGCGCGGGGGCGGCGCCACGAGCTTCGCCGTCTACCGCGTCGACGGCGACGCGGCCCGGCTCGTGGGCGCGGCCCGGGGCACCGGCTGGGTGGACCGCACCGCCCCGGCCGACCGCCCGCTGTCCTACTGCGTGTCCGGCCTGGACCGCAGCGGCAACGAGGGCCCGCTCAGCGCACCCGTCTCCGTCGGCGCGCGGTAG
- a CDS encoding alpha/beta hydrolase, whose translation MSETPSFLRPFVLTPPARRHERVANLDWYVPDGDVPRPAVVLVHGGPLPDDLHPGPRDWPVYRGYGCLLADLGVLAVAVEHRMRVVDGPQGPATDCATAALDVAAAVDQVRADPRVDGERIALWFFSGGGLLSTDWLRDRPSWLRAVALTYPLLAPLPGWGVDPRFAPGVALGEPGGAVPPLLLTRVGRERKEMAETVAAFLDAAGDAGVRVEVIDVPDGQHGFDMLDHTDESRRAVEQAADWVARRPGSSPSRTAAAERYDTLLRHLGSGPVATRASCRN comes from the coding sequence ATGAGCGAGACGCCGAGCTTCCTCCGCCCGTTCGTGCTGACGCCGCCCGCCCGCCGGCACGAGCGGGTGGCGAACCTCGACTGGTACGTACCGGACGGTGACGTCCCGCGCCCCGCCGTGGTACTCGTCCACGGTGGACCGCTGCCGGACGACCTGCATCCGGGTCCGCGTGACTGGCCGGTCTACCGCGGCTACGGCTGCCTTCTGGCCGACCTCGGTGTCCTGGCCGTCGCCGTCGAGCACCGGATGCGCGTCGTAGACGGCCCGCAGGGTCCCGCCACCGACTGCGCGACGGCCGCCCTCGACGTCGCCGCGGCGGTGGACCAGGTACGCGCCGACCCGCGCGTCGACGGCGAGCGCATCGCCCTCTGGTTCTTCTCCGGCGGGGGACTGCTGAGCACGGACTGGCTGCGGGACCGGCCTTCCTGGCTGCGGGCGGTGGCGCTGACGTATCCGCTCCTCGCGCCGCTGCCCGGCTGGGGCGTCGACCCGCGCTTCGCGCCGGGCGTCGCGCTCGGCGAGCCGGGCGGGGCCGTACCGCCGCTGCTGCTCACCCGGGTCGGCCGGGAACGGAAGGAGATGGCCGAGACGGTCGCGGCGTTCCTCGACGCGGCGGGCGACGCCGGCGTACGGGTGGAGGTGATCGACGTACCGGACGGGCAGCACGGGTTCGACATGCTGGACCACACCGACGAGTCCCGGCGGGCGGTCGAGCAGGCGGCCGACTGGGTCGCCCGGCGACCCGGCTCCTCGCCGTCGCGCACCGCCGCCGCTGAGCGGTACGACACGCTGCTCCGCCACCTCGGCAGCGGCCCCGTCGCCACCCGGGCGAGCTGCCGCAACTGA
- a CDS encoding phenylacetate--CoA ligase family protein, whose translation MTETLRRYSDPSPLASPRLTAGERWRRARLAIFVRVLGAAVRLAGRHPASWRWSARRHHPVLDRIAAANARAGCALAALDVPAYRAFLRARPAGAGRRLRDFPETDKVSYVVPFPAARRCRDGRLPDRGVVVDESAGSSGRPFNWPRGERELRAVHRDIVGYTSLVFPMRRPFVINAYSMGAWATGTTTGAAMARIAVVKNTGPDLGKIVDTLREFGPDFDYLVTAYPPFLKHLRDRLDAEGFDWSRHRIYASCGGEGMTEALRGYLEERFRKVRSAYGASDLTIGLGAETRFTVWLRRRLRDDAELRAALLGADEQRLPMVFQYNPLATYLETNERRELLCTMTGPDVLQPRLRYNVGDEALLVPYRRILDLVRADPDRWAACRAALANERMTLPVLLLFGRRDSTVSYLGANLYPQDVEYGLYTGNPFAAEISRFCLALVEDAALETRPVIHLELRRPLPEPEREALAAACRDGVRGHLAAVSRDFAQSLTEDPAAGDLRVELHEPGAGPFAGQQKIKNVYLVG comes from the coding sequence ATGACCGAGACGTTGCGTCGATATTCCGATCCGTCACCCCTCGCGTCACCACGCCTGACGGCCGGCGAACGCTGGCGCCGGGCCCGTCTGGCCATCTTCGTCCGGGTGCTCGGGGCGGCGGTACGGCTGGCCGGCCGCCACCCCGCGTCGTGGCGCTGGTCGGCCCGGCGGCACCACCCGGTGCTGGACCGGATCGCGGCGGCGAACGCGCGCGCGGGTTGTGCGCTCGCCGCGCTGGACGTGCCGGCGTACCGTGCCTTCCTGCGCGCCCGACCGGCCGGAGCCGGCCGTCGGCTGCGGGACTTCCCGGAGACCGACAAGGTGAGCTACGTCGTGCCCTTCCCCGCCGCGCGACGCTGCCGGGACGGGCGACTGCCGGACCGGGGCGTGGTGGTCGACGAGTCGGCCGGCTCGTCGGGCCGACCCTTCAACTGGCCCCGGGGCGAGCGCGAGCTGCGCGCCGTGCACCGCGACATCGTCGGCTACACGAGCCTGGTCTTCCCGATGCGCCGCCCGTTCGTCATCAACGCCTACTCGATGGGCGCCTGGGCGACCGGGACGACGACCGGCGCCGCCATGGCGCGGATCGCGGTGGTCAAGAACACCGGCCCGGACCTCGGCAAGATCGTCGACACGCTCCGCGAGTTCGGCCCGGACTTCGACTACCTGGTGACCGCGTACCCGCCGTTCCTCAAGCACCTGCGCGACCGGCTCGACGCCGAGGGCTTCGACTGGTCGCGCCACCGCATCTACGCCAGCTGCGGGGGAGAGGGGATGACGGAGGCGCTGCGCGGCTACCTGGAGGAGCGGTTCCGCAAGGTCCGGTCCGCGTACGGCGCCTCGGACCTGACCATCGGCCTCGGCGCGGAGACCCGGTTCACGGTGTGGCTGCGCCGCCGCCTGCGCGACGACGCCGAGCTGCGGGCGGCGCTGCTCGGCGCCGACGAACAGCGGCTGCCCATGGTGTTCCAGTACAACCCGTTGGCCACCTACCTGGAGACCAACGAGCGCCGGGAGTTGCTCTGCACGATGACCGGCCCCGACGTCCTCCAGCCACGGCTGCGCTACAACGTCGGCGACGAGGCGCTGCTCGTGCCCTACCGGCGGATCCTCGACCTGGTCCGCGCCGACCCGGATCGCTGGGCCGCGTGCCGCGCGGCGCTGGCGAACGAGCGGATGACCCTGCCGGTGCTGCTGCTGTTCGGCCGGCGCGACTCGACGGTGTCCTACCTGGGCGCCAACCTCTACCCGCAGGACGTGGAGTACGGCCTCTACACCGGCAACCCGTTCGCCGCCGAGATCAGCCGGTTCTGCCTCGCGCTGGTCGAGGACGCCGCGCTGGAGACCCGGCCGGTGATCCACCTCGAACTGCGACGCCCGCTGCCGGAGCCCGAGCGGGAGGCGCTGGCCGCCGCCTGCCGCGACGGCGTACGCGGACACCTGGCGGCCGTGTCCCGCGACTTCGCGCAGTCGCTGACCGAGGACCCGGCCGCCGGCGACCTCCGCGTCGAGCTGCACGAACCGGGAGCCGGCCCGTTCGCCGGACAACAGAAGATCAAAAACGTCTACCTGGTGGGCTGA
- a CDS encoding DUF4188 domain-containing protein: protein MRTRDFSRAPARAQAGAMFFGATRYRSPLAILRLLPAWLRMVRDMRRMSGYRWHRVYWEFPFTLGTVAFFSDREALMRFARSRHHRKLMVWLTDGDRHATAGFIRLFTAEADGYSNGLWRAESNEMGHIPTFTPLGSETVGPAVRR from the coding sequence ATGCGTACCCGTGACTTCTCCCGCGCCCCGGCGCGCGCCCAGGCCGGCGCCATGTTCTTCGGCGCCACCCGCTACCGGAGCCCGCTGGCGATCCTGCGGCTCCTGCCGGCCTGGCTGCGGATGGTCCGCGACATGCGCCGCATGTCCGGCTACCGCTGGCACCGGGTGTACTGGGAGTTCCCGTTCACCCTCGGCACCGTCGCCTTCTTCAGCGACCGGGAGGCCCTGATGCGCTTCGCCCGGTCCCGGCACCACCGCAAGCTGATGGTCTGGCTCACCGACGGCGACCGCCACGCGACCGCGGGCTTCATCCGCCTGTTCACCGCCGAGGCCGACGGCTACTCCAACGGGCTGTGGCGGGCCGAGTCCAACGAGATGGGGCACATCCCGACGTTCACGCCGCTGGGCTCGGAGACGGTGGGTCCGGCGGTGCGGCGATGA
- a CDS encoding GNAT family N-acetyltransferase — protein sequence MSARHGLRRVVDGRGLREFLSLTDRVYAGEPRFVPPSRQQVRRWWRDGVPMYVLRDGATGAVVGRTTLHTDAALDAKLGRRCQLFGLTEFTGAAAQPLFEAITTAARAAGDRDALFGPVALLPNQAGGVITSGYADRGFIDSAWNPPRYVSAYESYGFRRRFESDTWICPVPAGDDVPAGTDPDGAELTVHRGDVRRLADQLELLRGMLNASFAQLGYYTEISAAQLRRQTDGLAYLLDESLLLYLTRAGRPVAFVLCVPDISEFVVRVRGDLNLVNQVRLLATRRRYRREAVLIVKGVLPEHQGRGYQRLLSAALRRNLHAGGYTTLRSTYVGRDNPASAAQYRALGGRPLHGYTFYEKAL from the coding sequence ATGAGCGCCCGGCACGGTCTGCGACGAGTCGTCGACGGGCGCGGCCTGCGCGAGTTCCTGTCGCTCACCGACCGGGTGTACGCCGGCGAGCCGCGCTTCGTGCCGCCGTCACGCCAGCAGGTGCGGCGGTGGTGGCGCGACGGCGTGCCGATGTACGTGCTGCGCGACGGCGCCACCGGTGCCGTCGTCGGTCGCACCACCCTGCACACCGACGCCGCCCTCGACGCCAAGCTCGGCCGCCGGTGTCAGCTCTTCGGGCTCACCGAGTTCACCGGCGCGGCGGCGCAACCGCTGTTCGAGGCGATCACCACCGCCGCGCGCGCCGCCGGCGACCGCGACGCGCTCTTCGGGCCGGTCGCGTTGCTGCCCAACCAGGCGGGCGGGGTCATCACCTCCGGCTACGCCGACCGGGGCTTCATCGACAGCGCCTGGAACCCGCCCCGGTACGTGAGCGCCTACGAGTCGTACGGGTTCCGCCGGCGGTTCGAGTCGGACACCTGGATCTGCCCGGTCCCCGCCGGGGACGACGTCCCGGCCGGCACCGACCCGGACGGCGCGGAGCTGACGGTGCACCGCGGCGACGTCCGCCGGCTCGCCGACCAGCTCGAACTGCTGCGCGGGATGCTGAACGCGTCCTTCGCCCAGCTCGGCTACTACACCGAGATCTCCGCCGCGCAGCTGCGCCGGCAGACCGACGGGCTGGCGTACCTGCTGGACGAGTCACTGCTGCTCTACCTCACCAGGGCCGGGCGACCCGTCGCGTTCGTGCTGTGCGTGCCCGACATCAGCGAGTTCGTGGTGCGGGTGCGCGGCGACCTCAACCTGGTCAACCAGGTCCGGCTGCTGGCGACCCGCCGCCGCTACCGGCGGGAGGCGGTGCTGATCGTCAAGGGCGTGCTGCCCGAGCACCAGGGGCGCGGATACCAGCGCCTGCTCTCCGCCGCGCTGCGGCGCAACCTGCACGCCGGGGGATACACGACGCTGCGCAGCACCTACGTCGGCCGGGACAACCCGGCCTCCGCCGCGCAGTACCGGGCGCTCGGCGGCCGGCCGCTGCACGGCTACACGTTCTACGAGAAGGCACTGTAG
- a CDS encoding nitroreductase family protein, whose protein sequence is MDLAAFRALEPLCWRAPSAHNTQPWRLDHRGGEVRVGWDPAYALPASDPSGRDLRLSLGAFVETCLIVAADAGLRIRFVADHRVDDRRVGWLRPGPHRYDTPFDAAQVLTRRTHRGRFSAGPDAAVVAAVDAVARASGGAVRVVPDADLLGRLLRVADRWTYADPSVVRELRSWLRLTPAHPAYHADGLTDRCLGLSGREAAALRGALAAYPVLRRLGLPRLLAAASGSPLALGGAVLVLVGPPGTDDAGQVEFGRVLTRTWLTLHAAGLAAHPLSQLVDALATRDALGTLLGVAPQRLLHVARVGRPVGPAPPSARRVGGVGQGVR, encoded by the coding sequence ATGGACCTCGCGGCGTTCCGCGCGCTGGAGCCGCTCTGCTGGCGGGCGCCCAGCGCGCACAACACCCAGCCGTGGCGGCTCGACCACCGCGGCGGCGAGGTGCGGGTGGGCTGGGACCCGGCGTACGCGCTGCCGGCGTCCGACCCCTCCGGGCGGGACCTGCGGCTGTCCCTGGGCGCCTTCGTCGAGACGTGCCTGATCGTCGCGGCCGACGCCGGGCTGCGGATACGGTTCGTCGCCGACCACCGCGTCGACGACCGCCGGGTGGGCTGGCTGCGGCCCGGCCCGCACCGCTACGACACCCCGTTCGACGCGGCGCAGGTGCTCACCCGCCGTACCCACCGGGGCCGGTTCTCCGCCGGTCCGGACGCCGCGGTGGTGGCGGCCGTCGACGCCGTCGCCCGGGCCTCGGGCGGCGCGGTCCGCGTGGTGCCCGACGCCGACCTGCTGGGCCGCCTGCTGCGGGTCGCCGACCGGTGGACGTACGCGGACCCGTCGGTGGTCCGCGAGTTGCGGTCGTGGCTGCGGCTCACGCCGGCGCACCCGGCCTACCATGCCGACGGGCTCACCGACCGCTGCCTCGGGCTTTCCGGGCGCGAGGCGGCCGCGCTGCGGGGGGCGCTGGCGGCGTACCCGGTGCTGCGCCGGCTGGGTCTGCCCCGGCTCCTCGCGGCGGCGTCCGGCAGCCCGCTGGCGCTCGGCGGCGCCGTGCTCGTCCTGGTCGGACCGCCCGGAACGGACGACGCGGGGCAGGTCGAGTTCGGCCGGGTCCTCACGCGTACCTGGCTGACCCTGCACGCGGCCGGCCTGGCGGCGCACCCGCTGAGCCAACTCGTCGACGCGCTCGCCACCCGCGACGCCCTGGGGACGCTGCTGGGCGTGGCGCCGCAGCGCCTGCTCCACGTGGCCCGCGTCGGCCGGCCGGTGGGCCCGGCGCCACCCTCGGCGCGCCGGGTCGGCGGCGTCGGGCAGGGCGTCCGCTGA
- a CDS encoding MFS transporter — MSRRTDPVRRPLWRDRDFGAYWAAQSLSAAGDSFAYLAVPLLVLHATGSVARMGLLTAVAGAASVGAGIFGGVLVDRYDRRKLMITADLLRLVLYALVPLAWLGGPQVWLLFVVLPICEAAGMVFQVAAVTAVRNLVDRPRITEANGRLQATYAAAAVLGPLLAGVVAARFGAPAAIAVNAASFALSAVGLWLVRLRRPDEGPAVDGTAGRQSRLAEFLAGARFLWRQPVLRSLTVLLSVFIFLTYGLTDVLVFHVKHDLGGSDRTVGTVLGLAALGTIVGALLVAPLRRRRGFGTTWIGAHAMCGLAIVGIGLVGDVRGVTVLMAVYLCGVSVGGICSMSLRQEITPDHLLGRVTSAFWSTHYSLGPAGAAVLTWAASRHGVSAVALVAGAGCLLVAVGGLFTPIRRAGAEPAAHPAEFRSPATSPTS, encoded by the coding sequence ATGAGCCGACGCACCGACCCGGTCCGGCGTCCGCTGTGGCGTGACCGCGACTTCGGCGCCTACTGGGCCGCGCAGTCGCTCTCCGCCGCCGGTGACTCGTTCGCCTACCTCGCGGTGCCGCTGCTCGTGCTCCACGCGACCGGATCGGTCGCCCGGATGGGCCTGCTCACGGCCGTGGCCGGCGCCGCGTCCGTCGGCGCGGGGATCTTCGGCGGCGTCCTGGTCGACCGGTACGACAGGCGGAAACTGATGATCACCGCCGACCTGCTCCGGCTGGTGCTCTACGCCCTCGTTCCCCTGGCCTGGCTCGGTGGCCCGCAGGTGTGGCTGCTCTTCGTCGTGCTGCCGATCTGCGAGGCGGCCGGCATGGTGTTCCAGGTCGCCGCGGTGACCGCCGTGCGCAACCTCGTCGACCGGCCCAGGATCACCGAGGCCAACGGGCGTCTCCAGGCCACGTACGCGGCGGCTGCCGTGCTGGGGCCGCTGCTCGCCGGCGTGGTGGCGGCCCGGTTCGGCGCCCCGGCGGCCATCGCCGTCAACGCGGCCAGCTTCGCCCTGTCGGCCGTCGGCCTCTGGCTGGTGCGGCTGCGGCGGCCCGACGAGGGGCCGGCGGTCGACGGCACGGCGGGGCGGCAGAGCCGGCTGGCCGAGTTCCTCGCCGGCGCCCGGTTCCTCTGGCGGCAGCCCGTGCTCCGCTCGCTGACCGTGCTGCTGTCGGTGTTCATCTTCCTGACGTACGGGCTCACCGACGTGCTCGTCTTCCACGTCAAGCACGACCTCGGCGGCTCCGACCGCACCGTCGGCACGGTGCTGGGCCTGGCGGCGCTGGGCACGATCGTCGGAGCGCTGCTGGTGGCGCCCCTGCGCCGCCGCCGTGGCTTCGGCACGACCTGGATCGGCGCACACGCCATGTGCGGTCTCGCCATCGTCGGCATCGGCCTCGTCGGGGACGTGCGGGGCGTGACCGTGCTGATGGCGGTGTACCTGTGCGGCGTCAGCGTGGGCGGCATCTGCTCGATGTCGCTGCGCCAGGAGATCACGCCCGATCACCTGCTCGGTCGGGTCACCTCGGCGTTCTGGAGCACGCACTACTCGCTCGGCCCGGCCGGCGCCGCGGTGCTGACGTGGGCCGCGAGCAGGCACGGCGTCAGCGCCGTCGCCCTCGTCGCCGGCGCGGGATGTCTGCTGGTCGCGGTCGGCGGGCTGTTCACCCCGATCCGCCGCGCCGGTGCGGAGCCGGCGGCCCACCCGGCGGAGTTCCGGTCGCCCGCGACCAGCCCGACGTCCTGA